The DNA region CGCCCAGGACGCCGCACTCGACCTCGCGGCCGCTCACCCCGACCTCGACGAGGACCCGCGGGTCGTGCTCGGCCGCGGTGTCGAGGGCGGCGAGCAGCGCCTCGGTGTCGGCGGGGTCGTCGACCCGGGTGATGCCGAGGCTGCTGCCGGCCCGGGACGGCTTGACGAAGACGGGCGCCGACCCGAGCTCCTTCACCCGGCGCGCGGTGGCGGCCGGGCCGTCCTCGCCGCGCCAGTCCGACGGCTGCAGCAGGACCCAGTCGGCGACGGCGAAGCCGGCGTGGGCGAGGAGGACCTTCATCGTGTGCTTGTCCATGCACGCCGCGGAGGCGAGCACCCCCGAGCCGACGTAGCGCGTCCCGGCGAGCTCGAGCAGGCCCTGCACGGTGCCGTCCTCGCCGTAGGGCCCGTGCAGGAGCGGCAGCACGACGTCGACGTCGCCGACGGGCACGGGCGCACCGTCGGCGGGCACGCGCACGAGGCCGGGCGCGGCGGAGTCGGTCGCCGGCAGCACGTGGCCCGGCTGCACGGCGGACGCGTCGGTGACCTCCGGCAGGTCCCGGCCCCGCAGCCGCCACACGGCGGGGTCGTCGTCGACGAGCAGCCAGGCCCCCGAGCGCGTGATGCCGACGGCGACGACGTCGTAGCGCTCGCGGTCCAGCGCCGCGAGGACCCCGGAGGCCGTGACGCAGGAGATGCCGTGCTCGCCCGAGCGGCCGCCGAAGAGGACCGCCACGCGGGGTCGTCGGGCGCCGCCCGCGGGACTGCTCATGGCCCGCGAGGCTAGCGGCCACCGTGCCGGTGCGGGCGCACGCCTACGCTGGCGCGCGTGCCCGACTCCCCCGCCACCCGCCTCGTGCACGCCGGGCGACCGCCCGCGGTGCCGGGCGGCCCGCTCAACCCCTCCGTCGAGCTGAGCAGCACCTTCCACGCCGGCACCGGGCCCGACGGCCTCGCCGACCCGGCCGTGCGCAACTACGCCAGGGTCGGCACGAGCACGTGGGAGGCGCTGGAGGCCGCCGTCGGGGAGCTCGAGGGCGGCGAGGCGGTCCTGCTCGGGTCCGGCATCGCCGCGGTGACGGCCGCGGTCGAGGTGGCCCTGGCCCACGCGGGCGGCTCGACGCGGGTGGTCGTGCCGGCGCGGGCGTACTCCGGCACCGTCGCGCTGCTCCGGCACCTGCGCGACACCCGAGGGGTCGACGTCGTGGCCGTCGACCCGGCGGAGCCGGGCGCGCTCGCGCGGGCCGCGGCCGTCCCGGGCACGGGGCTGGTGTGGCTGGAGACCCCCGTCAACCCGACGATGGAGCTCACCGACGTCCGTGAGGTCGTCGCGGCCGCGGCGCCGGGCGCGCTCGTCGCGGTCGACGGGACCTTCGCGACGCCGCTGCTGCAGAACCCGCTCGCGCTCGGCGCGCACGTCGTCGTGCACTCGCTCACCAAGGCCGTCGCCGGGCACTCCGACGTGCTGCTCGGCGCGGCCGTCGCCGCCGACCCGGCCCTCGCGACGGCGCTGCGGGAGCACCGCACCCGCACCGGCGCCGTGCCGGGGCCGTTCGAGGCGTGGCTCGCGCTGCGCGGTCTGCGGACCCTCGACGTGCGCCTGCAGCGCGCGCAGGCGACGGCGGGGCTCGTGGCCCGGCGCGCGCAGGAGCACCCCGCCGTGCTCCGCGTCCGCTACCCCGGGCTGCCCGAGGACCCGTGGCACGCCGTCGCGCAGGCGCAGATGCGCGGGCCCGGCACGCTGCTCGCCCTCGACCTGCCCGACGCGGCGAGCGCCGAGCGCGTCGCGGCGTCGACCCGGCTGTGGGTGCACGCGACGAGCCTCGGCGGGGTCGAGTCCCTCCTCGAGCGACGCCGCCGGCACGCCGCGGAGCCCGAGGCCGTCCCGGAGGGCCTGCTGCGGCTGTCGGTCGGCATCGAGGACGCCGAGGACCTGTGGGCGGACCTCGCCCAGGCCCTCGACGGCGCGACCCGGACCGCGCGGTAGCGCTCAGGCCCCCTCGGGCTTGCGGGCGCGCGACAGCAGAAGCCGGGCGAGGTCCGGCGGGCGGAGCCGGTCCTCCACGACCTCGGTGACGGCCTCGGTGATGGGCACGTCGACGCCGAGCGAGCGGGCGAGGTGCAGCAGGGAGCCGCACGACACGACCCCCTCCGCGGTCTGCCGGGTGCGGGCGACGACGTCGGCGACCGTGCCGCCGCGGCCGAGCTCCTCCCCGAACGTGCGGTTGCGGCTGAGCGGCGACGTGCACGTCGCGACGAGGTCGCCCATCCCGGCGAGCCCGGCGAAGGTCTGCGCGTCCGCGCCGAGCGCCGCGCCGAGCCGCGCGGTCTCCGCGAGCCCGCGCGTGATGAGCGACGCCCGGGAGTTGTCGCCCATGCCGAGGCCGACGGCCATGCCGACCGCGAGCGCGATGACGTTCTTCATCGCCCCCGCGATCTCGACGCCCACCACGTCGGTGTTGGTGTACGGGCGGAAGTAGTCGGTCGAGCACGCGGCGGCGACCCGCTCGGCCACGGCCTCCTCGCTCGCGGCGACGACCGTCGCGGTGGGCTGCCGCGCGGCGATCTCCCGGGCGAGGTTCGGCCCGCTCACCACCGCCACCCGGGTGTCCGGCACGCCGCCGGCGTCGGCGACGACCTGGCTCATGCGCCGGTCCGTGCCGTGCTCGACGCCCTTGGACAGGCTGACGAGGACCGCGTCGGGGCGCACGTGCTCCGCGAGCGGCGCCACCGTCGCCCGCAGCACCTTCGACGGCAGCGCGACGACGACGACCTCGGCGGCCGCGACCGCGGCGGCGGCGTCGGTGGTCGCGGCCAGGCCCGGCGGCAGCGCGACCCCCGGCAGGTAGCGCGGGTTCTCGTGGTCCTCGGTGACAGCCCGGACGGTCTCCGCGTCCCGGCCCCACAGCGTGGTGCGGCAGCCCGCGTCGACGGTGACGGTTGCGAACGTCGTGCCCCACGACCCGCTGCCCAGCACGCACACCGTCGCACCGCTCACGGGCGCCGGCCCTCCTCGCCGGTCCACCGGCCGGTCTCCGGCACGCCCGCGGCGCGCGGGTCGAAGGGCGTCGCGGGCGGCGTCCCACCGCGCTGCTCGGCGACGATGGCGGTGAGGGCGCGCATGATGCGGTCGGTCGCCTCGACGAGGACGGCCTGGTCGAGCGGCCGGCCGCGGAGGTCGTCGAGGTCGACGGGCGGGCCCGCCCACACGTGGACCGTCTTCCGGGGGAACGGCCGGAGCACGCGCCCGTAGCGCGGCAGGACACGGTGCGGGCCCCACTGCCCGATCGGCACGACGGGCGCACCCGTGCTGAGCGCGATCCGGGCCGCACCGGTCTTGCCGCGCATCGGCCACAGGTCGGGGTCGCGCGTGAGGGTGCCCTCGGGGAACACCGCGACGAGCAGCCCCGCCTCGACCGCCTCGACGGCGGAGCGGTACGTCGCGCTCGCGTCGCCACCGCGGTGCACGGGGATCTGCTCGGCGCTGCGCAGCAGCGCCCCGAGGCCGGGCACGCGGAACAGGCTCGCCTTCGCGAGGAAGCGCATGATGCGCCCGTGCCCGTGGACGAAGTGGGCGAAGGTGAGGGGGTCGAGCTCGCTCGCGTGCGTCGACACGGCCACCACACCACCCGCGTCGGGCAGGTGCTCGCCACCGCGCCAGTCCCGCCGCGCCAGCAGCCGGAGCACGGGGACGACGACCGCGACCGTGAGGCGGTACCCCCACCCCTGCCGTGACGAGGTCTCGGGGCCGGCGCTCACGCGGTCACCCTAGCGTCGCGCCCGGTGGGACGATCGGGACGATGAGCGCCCCCGCCGCCACGGCCCACCCCGGCTGGACGGTCGTGCTGCCCGTCAAGGGCGGGCCCGGCGCCAAGTCGCGGCTCGTGCCGCCCGGGCCGGCCCGACGGGCCGACCTCGCCCGCGCCGTCGCCCTCGACACGGTGGCCGCCGTGCTCGCGTGCCGGGCGCCGGACGGACCCGTCGCGGACGTCGTCGTCGTCACCGCCGACGAGCCGACCGCACGGGAGCACGCCGCGCTCGGCGCCCGCGTGGTCCGCGACCCGGGGTCGGGGCTCGACGCCGCGGTGCTCGCCGGGGCGGCCACCGCCCGGCCCGACCGGCCGTGCGCGGTGCTGCTCGCGGACCTGCCGTCGCTGCGGCCCGACGAGCTCGTCGAGACCCTCGCCGGCTGCGCCCGGCTCCTGGCCGGCGGCGCGGGCCAGGTCGTGGTGCCCGACGCCGACGGCACGGGCACGTCGCTGCTCGCGGCCTCCCGGCCGCAGTCGCTGCGGCCGTCCTTCGGGGCGGGCTCGGCGGCCCGCCACGAGGCGCTCGGGGCGCGCCGGCTGCGGGAGGCCCCGTGGGGCGTGCGCCACGACGTCGACACGCTCGCGCAGCTGACGGAGCTGCTCGAGCACGGGACGGGCGCCAGGACCACCGAGGCCGCGGGCGCCCTCCGAGG from Aquipuribacter sp. SD81 includes:
- the cofC gene encoding 2-phospho-L-lactate guanylyltransferase, which translates into the protein MSAPAATAHPGWTVVLPVKGGPGAKSRLVPPGPARRADLARAVALDTVAAVLACRAPDGPVADVVVVTADEPTAREHAALGARVVRDPGSGLDAAVLAGAATARPDRPCAVLLADLPSLRPDELVETLAGCARLLAGGAGQVVVPDADGTGTSLLAASRPQSLRPSFGAGSAARHEALGARRLREAPWGVRHDVDTLAQLTELLEHGTGARTTEAAGALRGAAQPRSTIAPSAASLSPKCS
- a CDS encoding trans-sulfuration enzyme family protein, whose translation is MPDSPATRLVHAGRPPAVPGGPLNPSVELSSTFHAGTGPDGLADPAVRNYARVGTSTWEALEAAVGELEGGEAVLLGSGIAAVTAAVEVALAHAGGSTRVVVPARAYSGTVALLRHLRDTRGVDVVAVDPAEPGALARAAAVPGTGLVWLETPVNPTMELTDVREVVAAAAPGALVAVDGTFATPLLQNPLALGAHVVVHSLTKAVAGHSDVLLGAAVAADPALATALREHRTRTGAVPGPFEAWLALRGLRTLDVRLQRAQATAGLVARRAQEHPAVLRVRYPGLPEDPWHAVAQAQMRGPGTLLALDLPDAASAERVAASTRLWVHATSLGGVESLLERRRRHAAEPEAVPEGLLRLSVGIEDAEDLWADLAQALDGATRTAR
- a CDS encoding NAD(P)H-dependent glycerol-3-phosphate dehydrogenase, which produces MSGATVCVLGSGSWGTTFATVTVDAGCRTTLWGRDAETVRAVTEDHENPRYLPGVALPPGLAATTDAAAAVAAAEVVVVALPSKVLRATVAPLAEHVRPDAVLVSLSKGVEHGTDRRMSQVVADAGGVPDTRVAVVSGPNLAREIAARQPTATVVAASEEAVAERVAAACSTDYFRPYTNTDVVGVEIAGAMKNVIALAVGMAVGLGMGDNSRASLITRGLAETARLGAALGADAQTFAGLAGMGDLVATCTSPLSRNRTFGEELGRGGTVADVVARTRQTAEGVVSCGSLLHLARSLGVDVPITEAVTEVVEDRLRPPDLARLLLSRARKPEGA
- a CDS encoding lysophospholipid acyltransferase family protein, whose translation is MSAGPETSSRQGWGYRLTVAVVVPVLRLLARRDWRGGEHLPDAGGVVAVSTHASELDPLTFAHFVHGHGRIMRFLAKASLFRVPGLGALLRSAEQIPVHRGGDASATYRSAVEAVEAGLLVAVFPEGTLTRDPDLWPMRGKTGAARIALSTGAPVVPIGQWGPHRVLPRYGRVLRPFPRKTVHVWAGPPVDLDDLRGRPLDQAVLVEATDRIMRALTAIVAEQRGGTPPATPFDPRAAGVPETGRWTGEEGRRP
- a CDS encoding D-alanine--D-alanine ligase family protein yields the protein MSSPAGGARRPRVAVLFGGRSGEHGISCVTASGVLAALDRERYDVVAVGITRSGAWLLVDDDPAVWRLRGRDLPEVTDASAVQPGHVLPATDSAAPGLVRVPADGAPVPVGDVDVVLPLLHGPYGEDGTVQGLLELAGTRYVGSGVLASAACMDKHTMKVLLAHAGFAVADWVLLQPSDWRGEDGPAATARRVKELGSAPVFVKPSRAGSSLGITRVDDPADTEALLAALDTAAEHDPRVLVEVGVSGREVECGVLGGADGATPTASVCGEIVVHGDGFYDFEAKYLDGSAVDLVAPADLPDDVAAHVRERSVAAFAALGCEGLARVDWFVEPGGDPDAPGGARLVLNELNTMPGFTATSMYPVLWDSTGVDYPELVDRLLRLALSRPTGLR